One segment of Phycisphaerae bacterium DNA contains the following:
- a CDS encoding TIGR03087 family PEP-CTERM/XrtA system glycosyltransferase translates to MHSRQNILFLTHRVPFPSNKGDKIRTFHQMEYLAARHNVYCACFVDRPADRVHAIALRQWCKGVIAIPWDRRTAIRRAVKGFWKGRSLTCAAYDDPTMWHHLREWARAIQFDAVTAFSGCMAPYAWAFPAGRRILDLCDIDSRKWHDYAGDSLFPLSTAYRAEGRRLAAFERRCADHFDSTIVATPRERELIDPEQRQRTLYIVPNGVDLPALPPEPPSANPPIVTFVGAMNYRPNVDGVLWFVRRVWPRIVQATPDARFVMVGADPALLVRRLSRFKNIVVTGEVPGVQPYLRASRVVIAPMPIVRGIPNKVLEAMAMARPVVGTPGVAAALGAQSGRHLMTGESPEAFADHVIALLTDSKQCDRIAAAGYRFVDIHYCWKDALTDYERAVAGPAISAARPSVLLQRASNSARSAVGVR, encoded by the coding sequence GTGCATTCACGGCAGAACATCCTCTTCCTGACGCATCGCGTCCCTTTTCCCTCGAACAAGGGCGACAAGATCCGCACGTTTCACCAGATGGAGTATCTGGCCGCGCGGCACAACGTCTACTGCGCGTGCTTTGTCGATCGGCCCGCCGATAGGGTCCACGCCATCGCCCTTCGCCAATGGTGTAAGGGCGTTATCGCCATCCCGTGGGACCGACGAACGGCTATTCGCCGCGCCGTGAAGGGATTTTGGAAAGGGCGCAGCCTGACGTGCGCCGCGTACGACGATCCCACGATGTGGCATCACCTGCGGGAGTGGGCGCGCGCTATTCAGTTTGACGCCGTGACAGCATTCTCGGGGTGCATGGCCCCCTACGCTTGGGCCTTTCCCGCGGGCAGGCGCATCCTGGACCTGTGCGACATCGACAGCCGGAAGTGGCACGACTACGCCGGCGACTCCCTATTTCCGCTTTCTACCGCCTACCGCGCCGAGGGGCGACGACTGGCGGCCTTTGAGCGGCGGTGCGCCGATCATTTTGATTCCACGATCGTGGCGACACCGCGCGAGCGCGAGTTGATCGACCCAGAACAACGCCAGCGGACGTTGTATATCGTTCCGAATGGAGTCGACCTCCCGGCCCTCCCGCCGGAACCTCCCTCGGCCAATCCACCGATCGTGACCTTTGTCGGTGCGATGAACTATCGGCCCAATGTCGATGGCGTGCTCTGGTTTGTCCGGCGTGTCTGGCCGCGTATTGTGCAGGCGACGCCTGACGCGCGGTTTGTGATGGTCGGTGCAGACCCTGCCCTCCTTGTCCGCCGTCTTTCCCGGTTTAAGAACATCGTCGTCACCGGCGAAGTGCCTGGCGTGCAACCCTACCTGCGCGCCTCACGCGTCGTCATCGCCCCGATGCCGATCGTTCGCGGCATCCCCAACAAAGTGCTCGAGGCCATGGCCATGGCGCGGCCGGTTGTCGGGACACCCGGCGTCGCGGCCGCGTTGGGTGCGCAGTCGGGCCGGCACCTGATGACCGGCGAGTCGCCTGAGGCGTTCGCCGACCATGTGATAGCCCTGCTGACCGATAGCAAACAATGCGACCGGATCGCCGCCGCCGGCTATCGCTTCGTCGACATTCACTACTGCTGGAAGGATGCACTGACGGATTATGAACGCGCCGTCGCAGGGCCGGCGATC